The following proteins come from a genomic window of Mariniflexile sp. TRM1-10:
- a CDS encoding DUF5041 domain-containing protein, with protein MKNYNLKNNVIKRIILISLFVVPTNAFHAQTYEVDYSNPDITMEDMNVVLETLKMNVYKFSLHLPDTLKYKVCLFLEEYEDKEMLKEKVIWCTTSPYVTLRNGERISKPFDGARFIVKENKDDFLLNIRMGDFGIPDYKVPIDSIYSNKHMSSKFTIENNTTLQEGKTPLILIGSSWESTSKDGSTSMLRFCLEKELAPDYSNEAFDMMPHYFIVGLNVTKQEEEED; from the coding sequence ATGAAAAATTATAATTTAAAAAACAATGTAATAAAAAGAATAATATTGATTTCGTTATTTGTTGTGCCTACAAATGCTTTCCATGCCCAAACCTATGAAGTTGATTACTCAAATCCAGATATTACAATGGAAGATATGAATGTTGTATTGGAAACATTAAAAATGAATGTTTATAAATTTAGTCTTCACCTTCCAGATACCCTGAAATACAAAGTTTGTTTATTTTTAGAAGAATACGAAGACAAAGAAATGTTAAAAGAAAAAGTAATTTGGTGCACAACATCTCCCTATGTCACACTGAGAAATGGAGAAAGAATATCTAAGCCATTTGACGGAGCTAGATTTATAGTTAAAGAAAATAAAGATGATTTTTTGTTAAATATTAGAATGGGAGATTTTGGGATACCTGACTATAAAGTGCCAATTGATTCCATTTACTCAAATAAACATATGTCAAGCAAGTTCACAATAGAAAACAACACGACCTTACAAGAAGGAAAGACTCCTTTAATTTTAATAGGTTCATCCTGGGAATCTACATCAAAAGATGGTTCAACTTCAATGTTAAGATTCTGTTTGGAAAAGGAATTAGCCCCTGATTATTCTAATGAAGCTTTCGATATGATGCCCCATTATTTTATAGTTGGGTTAAACGTAACTAAGCAAGAAGAAGAGGAGGATTAA
- a CDS encoding IS4 family transposase: MKKKITVHEVLNYIPNEKLDFFARETLVDWNAKKLQGKELFKLCIFGILNENRASSRVFESFYESHFFCKHAHIPKGKKVSHSSICERIGKINVDYFESLYYYTVGTFREKLNKKDRNKLCLYDSTITSLSALLLGFGMQNGQKNKKGEQGKHSIKFTIGFDGLPFKVKFHRDQKMISDIPALSDILQEHVPSKKDIAVFDRGMQDRLTMKKLSDGGKYFVTRIYKASKYDVVEGSHQTELDYENGNIKLDRHSLVHLYKNGKKMKGVVFRLLEGTLKADGERILFLSNLPEEGFTAEQIAEIYRNRWEIEKFFRFIKQELNFKHYFSRQWNGIQVMVYIILIASILLLTYIKLNQLKGYKIPKISFCNALQNEMIENIVIHCGGDPNKISSYYS; this comes from the coding sequence ATGAAAAAAAAGATAACGGTTCATGAGGTGCTCAATTATATCCCAAATGAGAAGCTTGACTTTTTTGCCCGTGAAACATTAGTTGATTGGAACGCCAAAAAGCTACAGGGCAAAGAGCTTTTCAAACTCTGTATTTTTGGCATATTGAACGAGAACAGGGCGAGTTCAAGGGTATTTGAGAGTTTCTACGAGAGCCATTTTTTCTGCAAACATGCTCATATCCCTAAAGGTAAAAAGGTTAGCCATAGTAGTATCTGCGAACGAATAGGAAAAATAAATGTGGACTATTTCGAAAGTCTGTACTATTATACCGTTGGTACCTTTCGGGAGAAACTCAATAAAAAGGACCGGAACAAATTGTGTTTGTATGATTCAACAATAACGAGTCTTTCAGCGTTACTGTTGGGTTTTGGAATGCAAAACGGTCAGAAGAACAAAAAAGGGGAACAGGGAAAGCACAGTATAAAGTTCACTATTGGCTTTGATGGACTGCCTTTTAAGGTAAAGTTCCACAGGGACCAGAAAATGATCAGTGATATTCCGGCGCTAAGCGATATTCTCCAAGAGCATGTCCCCAGCAAAAAGGATATCGCAGTATTTGACAGGGGAATGCAGGATCGTTTGACAATGAAAAAGCTCTCGGACGGTGGCAAATACTTTGTGACACGCATATATAAAGCATCAAAATATGATGTAGTGGAAGGAAGCCATCAAACAGAACTGGATTACGAGAATGGTAATATCAAACTTGACAGGCACAGCCTGGTACACCTTTATAAGAACGGCAAGAAAATGAAAGGTGTTGTATTTAGGCTTTTGGAGGGCACGCTCAAAGCCGACGGGGAACGCATACTGTTCCTTAGCAATTTGCCGGAAGAGGGGTTTACGGCCGAGCAGATAGCCGAGATATACAGGAACCGTTGGGAAATTGAAAAGTTCTTTAGGTTCATCAAACAGGAACTAAATTTCAAGCACTATTTTTCAAGGCAGTGGAACGGGATCCAGGTGATGGTATACATTATCCTGATTGCGTCAATATTATTGCTGACTTATATTAAGCTAAATCAATTAAAGGGGTATAAGATTCCAAAAATCTCATTCTGCAACGCATTACAGAATGAGATGATTGAAAATATTGTGATTCATTGTGGTGGAGATCCCAATAAAATAAGCTCTTATTATTCATGA
- a CDS encoding tetratricopeptide repeat protein: MSVINYAQENITSELEKAYGEEKYDLIISEHSDKVSEYPAKAIYYVAVAYYMKANDNKVLELMDLSIQKDKTDPDTYFIKGMTFNYIGQFDKAIESFNKAIELDSTNSNYFSGLGDSYFSQEKYDKALSVYRTATEKNEPIDRPFTMIPQIYAELNQPEKALEAFYKSKATISKESDSYINALYNIGLYEYLNKEYNKSEIAFKELIELVPNDYHSHAKLIQVYYGKKEYEKAKPLKDMLYKAYEQGKLTDNLKSMFCFDQFEWNGKLIFAYERFAVKEGELYYKHIFYVPNEKGETEFTIQTENSPISVELGGPKYAVGMDRNGTHSTFVFIDENFKYDDLKKIVIKIIDKQIEPSASSRKGKK; this comes from the coding sequence TTGAGTGTAATTAATTATGCCCAAGAAAACATTACGTCTGAATTAGAAAAGGCGTACGGAGAAGAAAAATATGATTTGATAATTTCCGAGCATTCTGACAAAGTAAGCGAATACCCAGCGAAAGCGATTTACTATGTTGCTGTGGCTTATTATATGAAAGCGAATGACAATAAAGTATTGGAATTAATGGATTTGTCAATACAAAAGGACAAAACCGACCCTGATACGTATTTCATTAAGGGTATGACTTTTAATTATATAGGGCAATTCGACAAAGCGATAGAATCTTTCAACAAAGCTATTGAACTGGACTCAACAAACTCAAACTATTTTAGTGGTTTGGGAGATTCATATTTTAGTCAAGAAAAATATGACAAGGCACTTTCCGTATATCGGACAGCAACAGAAAAAAACGAACCGATTGACCGACCATTCACAATGATTCCGCAAATTTATGCGGAATTGAACCAACCTGAAAAAGCTTTGGAGGCGTTCTATAAATCAAAAGCTACAATTTCAAAAGAATCGGATTCATACATAAACGCGTTATACAATATTGGACTTTATGAGTATCTAAATAAGGAATATAACAAATCCGAAATTGCATTTAAAGAATTGATAGAATTAGTGCCAAATGACTATCATTCTCATGCTAAACTAATTCAAGTTTATTATGGCAAAAAAGAGTACGAAAAAGCAAAACCACTTAAAGATATGCTTTACAAAGCTTATGAACAAGGAAAATTAACAGACAATCTTAAAAGTATGTTTTGTTTTGACCAATTCGAGTGGAATGGAAAGCTGATTTTTGCTTATGAACGATTTGCAGTTAAAGAAGGAGAATTATATTATAAGCATATATTCTATGTTCCTAATGAAAAAGGAGAAACTGAATTTACGATACAAACGGAAAATTCACCAATTTCTGTAGAATTGGGCGGCCCAAAATATGCAGTTGGAATGGATAGAAATGGAACTCATTCCACTTTTGTTTTCATTGATGAGAATTTTAAGTATGATGACTTAAAAAAAATAGTTATAAAAATTATTGATAAACAAATAGAACCTTCAGCCAGTTCAAGAAAAGGAAAAAAATAA
- a CDS encoding energy transducer TonB — MKKLTILILLFTSFVFSQNNSSKYNSKDSIAGGKIDNIKPANDLGKDRLPTFAKCKGTSSIEEQRNCFSKVISSTISKNLRINKFKGQNKNIDIFVKIELHKTGRITNIEFLKSNDESGYFENEVIRAINSLPKFEPGIKDGKLVSVPYSFPIKLSLK; from the coding sequence ATGAAGAAACTTACGATATTAATTTTGCTTTTTACAAGCTTTGTGTTTTCTCAAAATAACTCATCTAAATATAATTCCAAAGATTCGATTGCTGGCGGAAAAATTGACAATATAAAACCTGCAAATGATTTGGGAAAAGATAGATTACCAACTTTTGCAAAATGTAAAGGGACATCTTCAATAGAAGAACAGAGAAATTGTTTTAGCAAGGTAATTTCTAGCACGATTTCAAAAAATTTAAGAATAAATAAATTTAAAGGACAAAATAAAAATATAGACATATTTGTTAAGATTGAATTACATAAAACCGGGAGGATAACTAATATTGAGTTCTTAAAAAGCAATGATGAATCAGGATATTTTGAGAATGAAGTGATTAGAGCAATAAATAGCTTGCCTAAATTTGAACCAGGAATTAAAGACGGTAAATTAGTTAGCGTACCGTATTCATTTCCAATTAAATTATCACTTAAATAA
- a CDS encoding energy transducer TonB, with protein sequence MKKYKLNILTFLLLIPIFAIGQIPKGHFLDADKTAERGYKVKPFKQEKEGIYHYAVLTELPFENNCESGLSEKEQIACSEKNLRNFIYPKLSSELNFKGNVYVYLTITEDAQITDITVNSYPNSESTNNLIEEAIKTVEFKPGKFENEIVKSRLWTSFTFPSSSKELFSESFEKMEQDENPEYKNYENLIFDASNYIFSNPIYPNGTEFGAANKIIGFWKNKDTGLNIPIGSDFYKVLTNQNQQQYLYMIAMMNYSLDQKINHNRILECKPKEGQKYSEQEDVKEVQLGGAKILLEFIGNEKNNVPMTSKTKKYYKAYEKNKLDKQLFE encoded by the coding sequence ATGAAGAAATACAAATTAAACATTCTGACTTTTTTACTTTTAATTCCAATTTTTGCGATTGGACAAATACCAAAAGGACATTTTTTAGATGCCGACAAAACAGCTGAAAGAGGATATAAAGTAAAACCATTCAAACAAGAAAAAGAAGGAATTTATCATTATGCAGTATTGACAGAATTACCATTTGAAAACAACTGCGAATCTGGACTTTCAGAAAAAGAGCAAATTGCTTGTTCTGAAAAGAATTTAAGAAACTTTATTTACCCTAAACTTTCTTCAGAACTTAATTTCAAGGGGAATGTATATGTTTATTTAACTATAACAGAAGATGCACAAATTACTGATATAACTGTAAATTCATATCCAAATTCGGAATCAACAAATAATTTAATAGAGGAAGCTATTAAAACGGTGGAATTTAAACCAGGTAAATTTGAAAACGAAATTGTAAAATCAAGACTTTGGACTTCTTTTACATTTCCTTCATCATCAAAAGAACTTTTTTCGGAATCTTTTGAAAAGATGGAACAAGATGAAAATCCTGAATATAAAAACTATGAAAATTTAATTTTTGATGCGAGTAACTACATTTTCTCAAACCCTATATATCCCAATGGAACTGAATTTGGAGCTGCAAACAAAATTATTGGGTTTTGGAAAAATAAAGATACAGGGCTAAACATCCCAATAGGTAGTGATTTCTACAAAGTATTAACTAACCAAAATCAACAACAGTATTTATACATGATTGCTATGATGAATTATTCACTTGACCAGAAAATAAATCATAATAGAATTTTAGAATGCAAACCAAAAGAAGGGCAAAAATATAGTGAACAAGAAGATGTTAAAGAAGTTCAACTTGGCGGAGCTAAAATTTTATTGGAATTTATAGGTAACGAAAAGAACAACGTTCCAATGACTTCTAAAACAAAAAAATATTATAAAGCTTACGAAAAGAATAAATTAGACAAACAGTTATTTGAATAA
- a CDS encoding copper resistance protein NlpE N-terminal domain-containing protein — protein MKLIITTLFLISSLTIFSQSNQIIGDYIRTLGDEEAHIIKYKLTLNQDGTFFFHSYSNNKKGIPPEVNKYGKGTWKADKNIISFFTDKKNDIDEKHNLDFENSKARFISKSPRDKTDKIIKTSLRFFESKIFWIEKLQIFKE, from the coding sequence ATGAAACTCATAATAACTACTTTGTTTTTAATTTCTAGCTTGACAATATTCTCACAATCTAACCAAATAATTGGCGATTATATTCGAACTCTTGGAGATGAAGAAGCGCACATAATTAAATATAAACTGACCTTAAATCAAGATGGGACTTTCTTTTTTCATTCATATTCAAATAATAAAAAAGGGATTCCTCCAGAGGTGAATAAATACGGAAAAGGGACATGGAAAGCGGATAAAAATATCATATCGTTTTTCACAGATAAAAAAAATGACATTGACGAAAAACATAATTTAGATTTTGAAAATTCCAAAGCGAGGTTTATATCTAAATCCCCAAGAGATAAAACAGACAAAATAATTAAAACCAGTCTTCGGTTTTTTGAATCAAAAATATTTTGGATTGAAAAGCTGCAGATTTTTAAAGAATAA
- a CDS encoding receptor L domain-containing protein, producing the protein MNILKSILLVILILGINSCGSEDQITTSEPVDEVEQIVCPQGDIFISNIKDLNDYLLKYKNCNIINGNLTIFGLSDDHIQINNLDFLKNLETIKGDMTIHNINHLVNLDGLTKLTSIEGNLSIDKNNSLENINGFAKLTSIEGSLKINENPNLKTINGFELLNTLAINLNIDKNNSLESINGLVKLVSIRGNLNIERNSLLNNISGFNKLNLVKGNMNIAWNGVLKMVDGFSELSSIEKSFDIKYNNLLTSIEGFNKLKMVGENLLIFGGSINFENNSFTDLTSINGYFLLSTNNNSKPINSFNKLENIGDYLHITDCNSEYIDGFESLINTNAEILFTGSGYKSIVGFKNLTTVNNILRFHSTKDLELIDGFSNLQTVNGNLGITFNEKLKSFNGLKNLTSISGDLIISANSSLNSLSGTEGITTISGNIEIGGDSLIEISQLNNLENFQNNILIIGSPDLERITGFNALNSFNFLSFFNNDRLEVISGFTNLRTLNGLDFQSNISISNLDGFNNLTNVFESLTISNSKLINLNGFQNLTQVGVVFDISNCRLLENLNGLEKLTLPIDYLRIKNNPLLTDINGIKNLTSVEESIDISGNTSLSSCSINLICNHISSNGIIGLSYNLTGCNDKSEVLNNCN; encoded by the coding sequence ATGAATATATTAAAATCCATTTTACTTGTAATACTAATATTAGGAATAAACTCATGTGGAAGTGAAGATCAAATAACAACAAGTGAACCTGTTGATGAAGTTGAACAAATTGTATGTCCACAAGGAGATATATTTATTAGTAACATAAAAGATTTAAATGACTATTTATTAAAGTACAAAAACTGCAATATAATAAATGGTAATCTTACAATTTTTGGATTATCCGATGACCATATTCAAATTAACAATTTAGATTTTTTGAAAAACCTTGAAACTATTAAAGGAGATATGACAATACACAATATTAATCATTTAGTAAATCTAGATGGATTAACAAAATTAACCTCCATTGAAGGGAACTTGAGTATAGACAAAAATAATTCATTAGAAAACATTAACGGATTTGCAAAATTAACCTCTATTGAAGGAAGTTTGAAGATTAATGAAAATCCTAACTTGAAAACCATTAATGGGTTTGAATTATTAAATACTCTTGCCATTAATTTAAATATAGACAAAAATAATTCATTAGAAAGCATTAATGGATTAGTGAAATTAGTTTCTATTAGAGGAAATTTAAATATTGAAAGAAACAGCTTATTAAATAATATTTCTGGATTTAATAAATTAAATTTAGTAAAAGGAAATATGAACATAGCATGGAATGGAGTTTTAAAAATGGTCGATGGTTTTTCAGAGTTAAGTTCAATAGAAAAATCATTTGATATTAAATATAATAATCTTTTGACTTCAATTGAAGGGTTTAATAAGTTGAAAATGGTTGGAGAGAATTTATTGATATTTGGAGGTTCTATAAATTTTGAAAATAACTCTTTTACAGATTTGACTTCAATTAATGGTTACTTTTTACTTTCTACTAACAATAATAGTAAACCAATTAATAGTTTTAATAAACTAGAAAACATTGGAGATTATTTACATATTACAGATTGTAATTCGGAATATATTGATGGTTTTGAAAGTCTTATAAATACAAATGCGGAAATTCTTTTTACTGGATCTGGATATAAATCAATAGTTGGTTTTAAAAATCTCACTACAGTTAATAACATTCTACGTTTTCATAGCACAAAAGACTTAGAACTTATTGATGGTTTCTCGAATTTACAAACTGTCAATGGAAATTTAGGTATAACATTTAATGAAAAGTTAAAAAGTTTTAATGGACTGAAAAATTTAACCTCTATAAGTGGAGATCTCATAATTAGTGCTAATAGTTCATTAAACTCTTTGTCAGGCACAGAAGGAATAACAACTATCTCTGGCAATATAGAGATAGGAGGAGATTCATTAATTGAAATTTCCCAACTAAACAATCTAGAAAATTTCCAAAATAATATCCTTATAATTGGAAGTCCTGATTTAGAAAGAATCACTGGTTTTAATGCTTTAAATTCTTTTAATTTTCTTTCTTTTTTCAATAACGATAGATTAGAAGTTATTAGTGGTTTTACAAATTTAAGAACTTTGAATGGTCTAGACTTTCAATCAAACATTTCAATATCAAATTTAGATGGATTTAACAATCTAACTAATGTTTTTGAATCTTTGACAATAAGTAATAGTAAGTTAATCAACTTAAACGGGTTTCAAAATTTAACCCAAGTAGGAGTAGTTTTTGACATATCAAATTGTAGATTATTAGAAAACCTTAATGGTTTAGAAAAATTGACTTTACCAATTGATTATTTGAGAATAAAAAACAATCCCTTATTAACAGATATTAATGGTATTAAAAATTTAACTTCAGTAGAAGAATCCATAGACATTAGTGGAAATACAAGCCTATCTTCCTGTTCTATAAATTTAATATGTAATCATATATCTAGCAATGGAATAATTGGGCTTTCATATAATTTAACTGGCTGCAATGATAAATCTGAAGTTCTAAATAATTGTAATTGA
- a CDS encoding HEAT repeat domain-containing protein: MKKTISLLFCILSISFSIAQKNNSQNSIKHIAFTDQDNKVRLEALKKLTDENAIKHVAFTDEDSTIRLAALDKLKDQNSIKHIAFTDQDNKVRLEALKKLTDENAIKHVAFTDEDSTIRLAALDKLKDQNSIKHIAFTDQDNKVRLEALKKLTDENAIKHVAFTDEDSTIRLAALDKLKDKNSIKHISNTDKDSKVRLKALELLN, translated from the coding sequence ATGAAAAAAACAATCTCATTATTATTCTGCATCTTATCAATTTCATTTAGCATTGCTCAAAAAAATAATTCTCAAAATTCCATCAAGCACATTGCCTTTACCGACCAAGACAATAAGGTTAGGCTGGAAGCTCTTAAAAAGCTGACTGACGAAAATGCTATTAAACACGTTGCATTTACAGACGAAGATAGTACAATAAGATTAGCTGCTCTGGATAAACTTAAAGACCAAAATTCCATCAAGCACATTGCCTTTACCGACCAAGACAATAAGGTTAGGCTGGAAGCTCTTAAAAAGCTGACTGACGAAAATGCTATTAAACACGTTGCATTTACAGACGAAGATAGTACAATAAGATTAGCTGCTCTGGATAAACTTAAAGACCAAAATTCCATCAAGCACATTGCCTTTACCGACCAAGACAATAAGGTTAGGCTGGAAGCTCTTAAAAAGCTGACTGACGAAAATGCTATTAAACACGTTGCATTCACAGACGAAGATAGTACAATAAGATTAGCTGCTCTGGATAAACTTAAAGACAAAAATTCAATTAAACATATCTCGAACACTGATAAAGACAGTAAAGTGAGATTAAAAGCATTAGAGCTTTTAAATTAA
- a CDS encoding NADP-dependent oxidoreductase, whose protein sequence is MKAFIINRYSKADKLQLVEVAEPVVKENEVLVQVHSASINPLDVKLKSGEFKLLLPYKFPLILGHDVAGIITKVGSKVSRFKVGDEIFARPADFEIGAFAEYITINENDVALKPKNISMEQAASIPLVALTVWQAFVEKAKLKKDQKVFIQAGSGGVGTIAIQLAKHLGATVATTASAGNFDFVKSLGADIVIDYKTQDFETILKDYDLVLNSQDEKTLEKSMKILKSGGKVVSISGPPDPAFAKEVGLSWFMKIAIFFLSRKVRSQAKKLGVGYSFLYMQANGKQLSEIGKLIETGVIRPVVDKVFSFEQMNEAMSYVSSGRAKGKVIVKVK, encoded by the coding sequence ATGAAAGCATTTATAATAAACAGATACAGCAAAGCGGATAAACTTCAATTGGTTGAAGTTGCCGAACCTGTTGTTAAGGAAAATGAGGTATTGGTTCAAGTCCATTCAGCAAGTATCAATCCGTTAGATGTCAAACTGAAAAGTGGTGAGTTTAAGTTGTTACTTCCATATAAATTTCCGTTGATTTTAGGACACGATGTCGCAGGGATCATTACAAAAGTGGGTTCAAAAGTTAGTCGTTTCAAAGTTGGTGATGAAATTTTTGCTCGTCCTGCCGATTTCGAAATCGGTGCGTTTGCGGAATACATTACTATCAATGAAAACGATGTAGCCTTGAAACCAAAAAACATTTCAATGGAACAGGCGGCTTCCATTCCATTGGTTGCTTTAACGGTTTGGCAAGCTTTCGTTGAAAAAGCAAAACTCAAAAAGGATCAAAAAGTATTTATACAGGCAGGTTCAGGTGGTGTCGGAACGATTGCCATTCAGTTGGCAAAACATCTGGGTGCGACTGTCGCCACAACAGCAAGTGCCGGTAATTTTGATTTTGTGAAAAGTCTTGGTGCCGATATTGTGATTGATTACAAAACACAAGATTTTGAAACGATACTAAAAGATTACGACTTGGTGCTTAACAGTCAGGACGAAAAAACGCTTGAGAAATCCATGAAAATATTGAAGTCAGGCGGAAAAGTCGTTTCTATTTCAGGTCCGCCCGATCCTGCTTTCGCAAAAGAAGTAGGGTTGTCGTGGTTTATGAAAATAGCGATTTTCTTTTTGAGTAGGAAAGTAAGAAGTCAAGCAAAAAAACTCGGTGTTGGTTATTCGTTTCTTTATATGCAAGCCAACGGAAAGCAGTTGTCTGAAATTGGAAAGCTTATTGAAACAGGTGTCATTCGTCCTGTAGTTGATAAAGTGTTTTCGTTTGAACAAATGAACGAAGCAATGTCCTACGTTTCAAGTGGTCGTGCCAAAGGGAAAGTAATTGTAAAAGTCAAGTAG
- a CDS encoding DUF5041 domain-containing protein, with product MKNYNLKNNVIKRIILISLFVVSTNAFHAQTYEVDYSNPDITMEDMNVVLETLKMNVYKFSLHLPDTLKYKVCLFLEEYEDKEMLKEKVIWCTTSPYVTLRNGERISKPFDGARFIVKENKDDFLLNIRMGDFGIPDYKVPIDSIYSNKHMSSKFTIENNTTLQEGKTPLILIGSSWESTSKDGSTSMLRFCLEKELAPDYSNEAFDMMPHYFIVGLNVTKQEEEED from the coding sequence ATGAAAAATTATAATTTAAAAAACAATGTAATAAAAAGAATAATATTGATTTCGTTATTTGTTGTGTCTACAAATGCTTTCCATGCCCAAACCTATGAAGTTGATTATTCAAATCCAGATATTACAATGGAAGATATGAATGTTGTATTGGAAACATTAAAAATGAATGTTTATAAATTTAGTCTTCACCTTCCAGATACCCTGAAATACAAAGTTTGTTTATTTTTAGAAGAATACGAAGACAAAGAAATGTTAAAAGAAAAAGTAATTTGGTGCACAACATCTCCCTATGTCACACTGAGAAATGGAGAAAGAATATCTAAGCCATTTGACGGAGCTAGATTTATAGTTAAAGAAAATAAAGATGATTTTTTGTTAAATATTAGAATGGGAGATTTTGGGATACCTGACTATAAAGTGCCAATTGATTCCATTTACTCAAATAAACATATGTCAAGCAAGTTCACAATAGAAAACAACACGACCTTACAAGAAGGAAAGACTCCTTTAATTTTAATAGGTTCATCCTGGGAATCTACATCAAAAGATGGTTCAACTTCAATGTTAAGATTCTGTTTGGAAAAGGAATTAGCCCCTGATTATTCTAATGAAGCTTTCGATATGATGCCCCATTATTTTATAGTTGGGTTAAACGTAACTAAGCAAGAAGAAGAGGAGGATTAA
- a CDS encoding outer membrane beta-barrel protein, with amino-acid sequence MKQKLLLTLLLIFSIKSFSQDSKFSLELNYPVPIDENFVGKNYSGIIDLGAKFRFAELNPLNLGTSLNSGILVNDSRPNNEFQDFKITAYIIQPRIFAELDIESMKNFHPSVGLGYTFIIFDAKGTQNGFDISGGSQTESGLNINLGIAYDINDKLFAQVQYDFVKISLENEIPDI; translated from the coding sequence ATGAAACAAAAATTATTGTTGACATTATTATTGATTTTTTCAATTAAATCATTTTCTCAAGATTCAAAATTTAGTCTTGAATTAAATTATCCGGTTCCAATAGACGAGAATTTCGTTGGAAAAAATTATAGCGGAATTATTGACCTTGGTGCTAAATTCAGATTTGCTGAATTAAATCCTTTAAATTTAGGAACTTCTTTAAATAGTGGAATTTTAGTCAATGATTCCCGACCAAATAATGAATTTCAAGACTTTAAAATCACAGCATACATAATTCAACCAAGAATATTTGCGGAATTAGATATTGAATCTATGAAAAATTTTCATCCTTCTGTTGGACTTGGATACACTTTTATAATTTTTGACGCTAAAGGAACTCAAAATGGATTTGACATTTCTGGTGGTAGTCAAACTGAAAGTGGTTTAAACATTAATTTAGGAATTGCTTATGACATAAATGATAAATTGTTTGCCCAAGTTCAATACGATTTTGTGAAAATAAGTCTTGAAAACGAAATTCCTGATATATAA
- a CDS encoding alpha/beta hydrolase family protein — protein sequence MKKLLRNFTVLLLLLDTSSAIAQINRNVENLISTESYNLYKPNKIEAVLILFGGFTENGEMIENEFKITDMALEMNTAVIYMNFNRILWLEESEKVNLGNDLKLLFSSNNIPKNKIVIGGLSSGGSLALLISDFLTKNSDFDIKPTGVFLVDSPIDLAALYRITEENITNNFSEASVGESTFIHNYFKSKLGNPNEEIKLYEKYSAFTFETSNYKNIENLKNTNLRFYSEPDKEWWKKNMGVEYEQMNAFHIERLSKFLKDNNYKYLDYITTKNKGYRSNGERNPHSWSIIDKKDLLEWTHGE from the coding sequence ATGAAAAAACTACTAAGAAATTTTACTGTCCTTTTACTATTATTGGATACCAGTTCAGCAATTGCCCAAATAAATCGAAATGTTGAAAATTTGATTTCTACAGAGAGTTATAATTTATATAAACCAAACAAAATTGAAGCTGTTTTAATATTATTTGGTGGTTTTACAGAAAACGGAGAAATGATTGAAAATGAATTTAAAATAACAGACATGGCTCTAGAAATGAATACTGCAGTTATCTATATGAATTTTAATAGAATACTTTGGTTGGAAGAATCTGAAAAAGTGAATTTAGGGAATGACTTAAAACTTTTATTTAGTTCAAACAATATCCCTAAAAATAAAATTGTAATTGGCGGGTTGTCTTCCGGTGGTAGTTTGGCTTTACTTATTAGTGATTTTCTAACCAAGAATTCTGATTTTGACATTAAACCAACTGGGGTATTCTTAGTTGATTCACCAATTGACCTCGCAGCATTATACAGGATTACAGAGGAAAATATAACAAATAATTTTTCTGAAGCATCTGTAGGTGAAAGTACTTTCATTCATAATTATTTCAAAAGTAAACTTGGTAATCCCAACGAAGAAATAAAATTATATGAGAAATATTCAGCTTTTACTTTCGAAACGAGTAATTATAAAAATATTGAAAACCTTAAAAATACTAATCTTAGATTTTATTCTGAGCCAGATAAAGAATGGTGGAAAAAGAATATGGGTGTTGAATACGAGCAAATGAATGCTTTTCACATAGAAAGATTATCTAAGTTTTTAAAAGATAATAATTATAAATATTTAGATTATATCACTACTAAAAATAAGGGATACAGATCTAATGGTGAACGCAATCCACATAGCTGGTCTATAATTGATAAAAAAGATTTGTTAGAGTGGACACATGGGGAATAA